Genomic window (Pseudomonadota bacterium):
GACCTGCTGATTACGAATGATCCGCAGTGCCGTTTCATCGCGGTTCACATCGTTTCATACTGTTCATGTTTATAACGACATTACAGTAAGTTACTGCTAATGTGATGTTCATGGTGTTGCACCGCATTTCACGCATTGCCACGTGCGAAAGTCTACCCAAAGTCTACCCCAGGACCCGACTCGGGACTAGAAGGGCGAACGCCGCCCCGGACCTCCGATGACGGGGCTCATCCCGAGCTCGCCGCCAACACGAAGCACACGACGAGATCGAAGGCCCGCTTCCCGGTGCTCCCCAATCCCCAGCTCATCGTATACGTCTATCCCCATCTCGGAGAGGACGGCGCAGCGGTGCCGGGCTATGCCACGGCCTTCCCACCTGGTCCCGGATCCGGAAGCTCTACGACGCGCCCGAATCCTTCACGGACCTTCTACTTTGGGTGGAGTACCTGCCCGAGCACTAGGCCTTCGCGCTGGCCGACGGCAGGAGCGTGGGCGCCTTCTTCGAGATCCGGCCCGCCGCGACCGACGGCCAGAGTACGGAGTACCTCGGTAGCCTCTGCGCGCGGCTCCAGGACCTCATGACCCGACGCGGTTCTCGAAGAAGACCTCGACCCCTGGGTGCTCCAGCTTTCCGTCCGGGACGATCCGAGCCTGGAGGCGGTCCTTTGCGGGATCCGGGACGAGACCGATCTGGCGCTCCTCGGATCTCCCTTCACGGCCCAGTACCTCGAGACCCTCAAAGCGCACCTCGCGCGCGTCGGCTCGCCCGCGGGCCTCTTCGAGGACCGGGTGACGGGCGGGCGCTGGCGTGGGCGCCGCCGACGCGTGCGGGCGGTGGTCTACCGGCGGATGCGGCACCCGAGGGAGGCATCCTTGCCGCTCGCCGAGTTGAACGATGTCTGCGTGTGGATCATGACCGCCCTCTCGGCCGCCGGTGTCACGGCGCGCCGCGGGGATGGGCGCATGCTCTACGAGTGGCTCGTGCCCTGGTTCAACCCGAGACCGTCGCTCGGGGACGGAGACCCTTACCGGCTCCTCGATCGCATGCCCTATCCCGGCGACGAGGATCTGCCCTTCGGGAGGGACCTCGCCGATGCGCTCCTCTTGAGCCCGCCGCGCTCGGACGGGAAGAGTGGGGTGTGGTGGTTCGATGGCATGCCGCAGCGGTGCGTCACCGTCCAGGGCCTGCGGAGGACCCCGGAGCCTGGCCACTACACCGCCGAGCGGGCCTTAGGCGATCAGGCCTTCGCACCCTTCGATCAGATGCCGGAGGGCACGGTGCTCACCCTCGTCATCGTGTTCCGGCCACAGTACCAGGTCTTGAACCACATCGCGCGGATCGTGCGCGCGGCCATCGGTGAGGGCGCGGAGTCGCTCATCGCGCGCGAGACCGGCGAGGCGGCGCAACGGGCGATCGCCGAGGGCGACAAGGTCTACCCCCTGGTGCAGGCCTTCTACTCTATCTCAGGGCCCCGGACCTCGCGAGCCTGAGCAGCGGGTCCACGGGCTCCATACGCTGCTCGTGACCCACGGCATCCAGCCGATCGCGGGCGCCCACGATCTCATCGCCCTCGACGCCTACATCAAGCACCTGCCCATGAACTACGAGCCCCACCTCGACCGCATCCGGAGGCGCGGCCGGCTGACCTTCGCGAGCCATATCGCGAGCCTCCTGCCGCTCTACGGGCGCTCCACCGGGACCGGGCGGGCCGGGCATGGGCGTTCTTCAATCGGAACGGCATCAACGGGATGTGCGGGCCACGAGGCGCATCTCATCACCATCCACCCGCTGCTCGCGCCGTACACCACCAAGGCCATCAGGCTCTGGGGCAAGTACGGGGCCTGGTACTAGGCCATCACCCACTCGCTCGGGGACTTCCCCGAGTCCGCAAGGCGCATGCTTAACATGATGGAGTGGTTGGCTTTGCCTCGCCATGGAGAGCGATGAGGCCGAGCAGGTCGCGAGCTTCCGGGAGCTCAGTCCCGGCCAGCGCGCGATGCTGCTCTCCGCCCGCAAGGAGCCGGGCAAATACACCGAGGGCGCGGTCCTCTTCCAGGCGCTCGTCCGCATGGTCCCGCCACCGCCCAGCCTCGCCCTCGCGATGACCGAGCCCGAGGTGGTACGCAATGGTGTCTATTCGCACCACCGGGCGGGCGCCGGTATTCCACGCCGCGCGCTCCGAGCGCTGGAGAGCTGCAGGCCTTACTCCTTCGTGTTAGAACTAGAAGCGCTCTCATGAAGTTCTTGCAAGGTCCTCATTCAAGAGCGGGGATGTCCTACCTTGCCAACACCGAATCCGGGTCTCGCGCTCGGGCCCCGGGCGGGCCAGAAAGTGCTGAGCTTGCAAACCGTCCCTACACGGGAGGCGTACTTACCCCGGGGTGCTGTGTCAGCGAGCACGGCTTTAGCTTCCATGCCGAGGTGTACTGTGCCGCCCATCAGAGGAAGAGACTCAAAAGCCAGGGCCAGGGATTGGCCCTGCTGGACGCACCGACGAGGCAACACTGTACCGATACATCACCCGTCGTGCCATCGCCAATGAACGGATTGCACTCAATCGGGCCGGGCAGGTGGTGCTCACACTAAAGCCCC
Coding sequences:
- a CDS encoding conjugal transfer protein TraC, which produces MLQLSVRDDPSLEAVLCGIRDETDLALLGSPFTAQYLETLKAHLARVGSPAGLFEDRVTGGRWRGRRRRVRAVVYRRMRHPREASLPLAELNDVCVWIMTALSAAGVTARRGDGRMLYEWLVPWFNPRPSLGDGDPYRLLDRMPYPGDEDLPFGRDLADALLLSPPRSDGKSGVWWFDGMPQRCVTVQGLRRTPEPGHYTAERALGDQAFAPFDQMPEGTVLTLVIVFRPQYQVLNHIARIVRAAIGEGAESLIARETGEAAQRAIAEGDKVYPLVQAFYSISGPRTSRA